Proteins from a single region of Starkeya sp. ORNL1:
- a CDS encoding YcjX family protein: MPSWYEGLVEEARLAALTLLDRAEDLASPTLRLGITGLSRAGKTVFTTALIHALMRGGRLPVFEAMHEGRIARAVLEPQPDDAVPRFAYEAHLETLAGERRWPESTRRISELRLAIDYAPARGGNRTLTLDIVDYPGEWLLDLPLLNQSYAEFATTSLQLARAPARHALAEPFLAALHATDGTAPADETEARRLASLFTDYLAACRAEAVSMSLLPPGRFLMPGDLEGSPALTFAPIDVQADMEAPAGSLQAMMERRYEAYKERVVRPFFRDHFARLDRQIVLIDVLAALNAGPAALADLEAALDGILAAFRTGRNSWLTSLFRHSIDRVLFAATKADHLHHTSHDPLEAILRRLVERALDRAQSAGAQIDVVALAAVRATREASVKRGRAQLPAIIGVPEAGQHGADAFDGLAEAAVFPGDLPENPSALFDPSMGFKGLSDATGGDFRFLRFRPPVVERNADGVPLPFPHIRLDRALQFLLGDRLR; encoded by the coding sequence ATGCCGTCCTGGTATGAGGGGTTGGTCGAGGAGGCGCGGCTTGCCGCGCTGACCCTGCTCGACCGGGCGGAAGACCTCGCCTCGCCGACGCTGCGGCTCGGCATCACCGGCCTTTCGCGCGCCGGCAAGACGGTGTTCACCACCGCCTTGATCCATGCGCTGATGCGCGGCGGGCGGCTGCCGGTGTTCGAGGCGATGCATGAGGGGCGCATCGCCCGCGCGGTGCTGGAGCCGCAGCCCGACGACGCGGTGCCGCGCTTTGCCTATGAGGCGCATCTGGAGACGCTGGCGGGCGAGCGCCGCTGGCCGGAATCCACCCGCCGCATCAGCGAGTTGCGGCTCGCCATCGATTACGCCCCGGCGCGCGGCGGCAACCGCACCCTCACCCTCGACATCGTCGATTATCCCGGCGAATGGCTGCTCGACCTGCCATTGCTCAACCAAAGCTACGCCGAGTTCGCCACCACCAGCCTGCAGCTCGCTCGCGCTCCAGCGCGGCATGCCCTGGCCGAACCTTTCCTCGCCGCGCTGCACGCCACCGATGGCACCGCCCCGGCCGACGAGACCGAGGCCCGCCGCCTCGCCAGCCTGTTCACCGACTATCTCGCCGCCTGCCGTGCCGAGGCGGTCTCGATGAGCCTGCTGCCGCCCGGCCGCTTCCTGATGCCTGGCGACCTCGAAGGCTCGCCGGCGCTGACCTTCGCGCCGATCGACGTGCAGGCCGACATGGAGGCGCCCGCCGGCTCGCTGCAGGCGATGATGGAGCGCCGCTACGAGGCCTATAAGGAGCGCGTGGTCCGCCCCTTCTTCCGCGATCATTTCGCCCGGCTCGACCGGCAGATCGTGCTGATCGACGTGCTTGCCGCGCTGAATGCCGGCCCGGCCGCGCTCGCCGATCTGGAGGCTGCACTCGACGGCATCCTCGCCGCCTTCCGCACCGGGCGGAATAGCTGGCTGACCAGCCTGTTCCGCCACAGCATCGACCGCGTGCTGTTTGCCGCCACCAAGGCCGACCATCTCCACCACACCAGCCACGACCCGCTGGAGGCGATCCTGCGCCGTCTCGTCGAGCGCGCACTGGACCGCGCGCAGAGCGCCGGTGCGCAGATCGACGTCGTCGCGCTCGCCGCGGTGCGCGCCACCCGCGAGGCCAGCGTGAAGCGCGGGCGGGCGCAGCTTCCCGCCATCATCGGCGTGCCGGAAGCCGGCCAGCACGGTGCCGACGCATTTGACGGGCTGGCGGAGGCTGCCGTCTTCCCCGGCGACCTGCCCGAAAATCCATCCGCGCTGTTCGACCCCTCCATGGGCTTCAAGGGCCTGTC
- a CDS encoding histidine phosphatase family protein yields MRRLILFRHAKSAWPQGVPDNERPLAERGRLAAPLMGAYIARHGLVPDLALVSPARRTEQTWHFATADWPRAPRMEFEPAIYEAHVERLLRVVKDQEKAVKSLMLVGHNPGLADLMTMLVSRNQRSELPGKYPTAGLSVIDLPVDDWGDITPRLGTLERFITPKSLGGEEDA; encoded by the coding sequence ATGCGTCGTCTGATCTTGTTCCGCCACGCCAAGTCCGCCTGGCCGCAAGGCGTGCCCGACAACGAGCGCCCGCTTGCCGAACGCGGCCGGCTGGCAGCCCCGCTGATGGGTGCCTATATCGCCCGCCATGGCCTCGTTCCCGACCTCGCTCTCGTCTCCCCCGCAAGGCGCACTGAACAGACCTGGCATTTCGCCACGGCCGATTGGCCGCGCGCGCCACGCATGGAGTTCGAGCCGGCCATCTATGAAGCCCATGTCGAGCGGCTGCTGCGCGTGGTGAAGGACCAGGAGAAAGCGGTAAAGAGCCTCATGCTGGTCGGCCACAATCCCGGCCTCGCCGACCTGATGACGATGCTGGTCAGCCGCAACCAGCGGAGCGAGCTGCCGGGCAAATACCCCACCGCCGGCCTCTCGGTGATCGATCTGCCGGTCGACGACTGGGGCGACATCACCCCGCGCCTCGGCACGCTGGAGCGCTTCATCACCCCGAAATCGCTGGGCGGTGAGGAAGACGCCTGA